A single window of Dermacentor albipictus isolate Rhodes 1998 colony chromosome 1, USDA_Dalb.pri_finalv2, whole genome shotgun sequence DNA harbors:
- the LOC135906175 gene encoding uncharacterized protein, translated as MLSRSKLNCFLLLLLATLEVQCSAQETTTRPTTSFKLYRPLGFNRNGTRTFNHTIVTVRRKPLFSSRRLKPKLENAAPTSTESLQNVVPDYKKSPLEGNGDAAPTTTIFPPPPVLRPSPIEGAANAPQVVPTEPTFNPDTFFTTRKKNPVVVVRRFPKGPQDQGERDAAPPNVGGAGGNVQPGLLPIANFPRPLPRPGYGYQPAQPVFGGSIPLDVLGARGIPKFFTQRDIDFVAQAFRNAAGNESIPPLNIPTFNIPSANQTQQPEQTQGGLVGAENQNQNQPRLRVPENVLRQGYADSLNGGYPNQPRPPLDGSQQAIPPNAQQRAPLGPGGRPLVFQMPNGAYRVAYQPQAGPYPNNVQPQLYPNVVPNGGYPQGHGEDQVYGVDPRLFRPSYPIVQGGLQVPQRKQQPFNPALQHVPTSGPGQQTLAAPIEQGRANPGLVYQNYLPVQNLSPVSGFSPSGTNNLQAGGYAPRGAVPRGFRFIPIPSNDRVVALPDEVFANSFTPNQLVEIRDGRAIPVQPVYAVYPGRNMIGYPPPASPKEAAERPPVGGVVRRPLYQGEYAGGLDVPPQAPQKRTGFVGGREPEVPYSAATHDVMYTYRPDVLPGCTNGSKEAIYCLQDDEYPRAALHLSVDLEQNTMHRLLPETPEGDGSAAAALFVDSVVPATESTRGSSHGEQASGSGVNSTVVESPPPPPLTDDGSLFACAARVTHARPLRARTVQGLWKVVVNMHSPHGRGAFQQMVRTEECMEPGGSCSNLVQSSRCVQKYNLHRLVVWTRQEGIHMDTFRLPVACSCYLGKADRKATQRRAPSRT; from the exons CTGAACTGTTTCCTCCTGCTCCTTTTGGCGACCCTGGAGGTGCAGTGCAGCGCCCAGGAGACAACCACCAGGCCAACAACATCGTTCAAGCTGTACAGGCCACTGGGCTTCAACCGCAACGGAACTCGAACTTTCAATCACACCATCGTGACGGTCCGCAGGAAGCCGCTGTTTAGCAGCCGCAGGTTAAAGCCCAAACTAGAGAACGCGGCCCCCACGAGCACTGAGAGCCTGCAGAACGTCGTTCCCGACTACAAGAAGTCGCCGCTGGAGGGAAATGGCGATGCTGCTCCCACGACGACCATATTCCCACCACCCCCCGTGTTGCGTCCGTCGCCGATAGAGGGCGCGGCCAACGCCCCGCAGGTGGTGCCCACAGAGCCGACCTTCAACCCTGACACGTTCTTCACGACGCGGAAGAAGAATCCCGTGGTGGTCGTGAGGAGGTTCCCCAAGGGACCTCAGGACCAAGGCGAACGAGATGCAGCGCCCCCAAATGTCGGAGGAGCAGGAGGCAACGTGCAACCAGGGCTGCTGCCGATCGCCAACTTTCCGAGACCCCTCCCGAGACCCGGCTACGGTTATCAACCTGCTCAGCCTGTATTCGGCGGTTCGATCCCATTGGACGTCCTCGGTGCCCGAGGAATTCCCAAGTTCTTCACGCAAAGAGATATTGATTTCGTCGCGCAGGCCTTCAGGAATGCCGCTGGTAATGAGAGTATTCCACCTCTAAACATCCCGACGTTCAATATTCCTTCGGCTAACCAAACTCAGCAGCCGGAACAGACGCAGGGAGGCCTTGTCGGTGCAGAAAACCAGAATCAAAACCAGCCGCGATTGCGAGTGCCTGAGAACGTACTGAGGCAAGGTTACGCAGACAGCTTGAATGGTGGTTACCCAAACCAGCCGAGACCTCCTCTAGATGGCTCGCAGCAGGCAATTCCACCGAACGCGCAGCAACGGGCGCCACTCGGCCCTGGTGGGCGTCCTCTCGTATTCCAGATGCCCAATGGAGCGTACCGAGTCGCCTATCAACCCCAAGCGGGGCCATATCCTAACAACGTACAGCCTCAACTGTACCCGAACGTCGTTCCGAACGGTGGCTACCCTCAAGGACATGGTGAAGACCAAGTGTACGGCGTGGACCCTAGACTATTCAGACCCAGTTACCCCATCGTCCAAGGCGGACTACAAGTTCCCCAACGCAAGCAGCAGCCGTTTAATCCCGCGCTTCAGCACGTACCGACGTCTGGGCCCGGCCAGCAGACTCTTGCCGCTCCGATCGAGCAGGGGAGAGCTAACCCGGGCCTTGTCTACCAGAACTACCTGCCAGTGCAGAACCTGAGCCCCGTCTCTGGGTTCTCCCCCAGTGGGACAAACAACCTGCAGGCTGGCGGCTACGCCCCCAGGGGAGCGGTGCCGCGGGGCTTCCGCTTCATCCCCATCCCCAGCAACGACAGGGTCGTCGCCCTTCCAGATGAGGTGTTCGCCAACAGCTTCACGCCCAACCAGCTGGTCGAGATAAGGGACGGCCGTGCCATCCCCGTACAGCCGGTGTACGCCGTGTACCCGGGAAGGAACATGATCGGCTACCCACCACCAGCGTCTCCCAAGGAGGCTGCCGAACGCCCACCGGTGGGAGGCGTGGTGCGCAGGCCGCTGTACCAGGGCGAGTACGCTGGCGGACTGGACGTCCCACCTCAGGCGCCTCAGAAGAGAACAGGCTTCGTCGGAGGCCGCGAACCGGAGGTCCCTTACTCAGCCGCTACGCACGACGTGATGTACACCTACAGACCGGATGTGCTTCCAGGTTGCACCAATGGAAGTAAGGAGGCCATCTACTGCCTCCAGGACGATGAGTATCCGCG GGCGGCTCTGCACTTGTCCGTGGACCTGGAGCAAAACACGATGCACAGGCTGCTGCCGGAGACGCCCGAGGGAGATGGCAGCGCGGCGGCCGCGCTGTTCGTGGACAGCGTCGTGCCCGCCACCGAATCCACCCGCGGCAGCAGCCACGGCGAGCAAGCGTCCGGCAGCGGCGTAAACAGCACGGTCGTCGAGTCGCCCCCGCCGCCACCGCTGACGGACGACGGTAGCCTGTTCGCCTGCGCGGCCCGCGTGACGCACGCCCGGCCATTGCGCGCGCGAACCGTGCAAGGCCTCTGGAAAGTGGTGGTCAACATGCACAGTCCGCATGGTCGGGGAGCCTTCCAGCAGATGGTGCGCACCGAAGAGTGCAT GGagcccggcggcagctgcagcAACCTGGTGCAGTCGTCCCGGTGCGTACAGAAGTACAACCTGCACCGGCTGGTGGTGTGGACGCGCCAAGAGGGCATCCACATGGACACCTTCCGCCTGCCGGTCGCTTGCTCCTGTTACCTGGGGAAAGCCGACAGGAAGGCGACGCAGCGCCGAGCCCCCAGCAGGACCTGA